One Polynucleobacter sp. SHI8 genomic window, TCCCATATTGCCATAAGCATCTTCTAAGATCCACCCTAATTGTCCATCACTACCGGCACGATAAGTTTTAACTGCATTAGGTGTGCCATAAAAGCCATTATTAATTTCATCACTTTCAGCAATCACTCTGAATTGATCGTTCATATCTTCCATCAAGAAAAGTGTCACTAATCCCGTACTAGCATGATAATTAGCCAAACTGCCATCTTTTTCTAATGGCGATCCTGACTCAACAACATAAAGTAATTCACTATTATTGATTTCATTCGTCGCAATCACTTTTAATGTCACACAGTAAGTGCCAGCCCCAAATACTCTGACATAACATTGATGTTGCTCGTTAAATTTTTTGTAACGAGATTTAAAAAACTCTTGAACGCGATAGGCAGGGTCTGGTTTATTTAATACTTGGTTTTTAGTATTTTTATTTTGGGATGAATCTTCTTGAGATTTGCCACATCCAAAGAGAGTCAATACCGCGATGATCAATAAGACTGCTTGAAAAGTTTTTTTCATTTTATAAACCTGGTTATTTTATTTTTAGATTTTAAACCCGTTTCATGAGTGTTCTTTTCCTATGATTCGATAAACCATTAACAATATATGAATATCACAATCCTTAGGCATACTTGTGATTAACTAAAACAATCTAATCATTGGTAAATTGATCACATCATGAGAACATTTGTAATACTGTGTTTCGCACTCATAACAAACTTTGCATTTGCTCAAGAAGAAATGATTATTTCTTGCCAAATCCAAAAGTATGAATGGAAACAATACCAAATTGATCCGCAAAAAAGACGGGGTAAAAGTGGAGATCGTGAGACCATCAATAAAAATGAGGGAGATTTTCCGAATGCTTTCTTATTTAGAATAGATTCTCAAGGAATCACTCCTCTCGATAGCGCTAGCCCAATTTCCACGATGTATTTTCAGAAAAATAATGATATAACCGAGTTAAAAAATACGAACTCAAACTACAAATGGGGTATCAATCAAACAAGAATATCTGGCGCTAAAGATGCCATCATGATTAGTCGCGAGGGCGGGAAATTAATTTATACATCCAATTCTGCAAAGCAGCCTGATGGCGATGTCGATGTCTATACGAGCTTAAAACTAGAAGGTATTTGTAGCGAACAACATCCAACGACCAAACAATTACAAGCAATTACGCCAATCCCAACCGGAAATATTGAATCAGCCAAATGGGAATTTGTTGGGCATGAGTATCTATTTCGTGATGATGACATCATTGATAACTATGATCGGGATTTTTATTTAGCAAAAAATACTGCTACAACAATCGATGATCAACAGCACATGTTTCTATATTTTAATATCGCTAAGACGCCAGGTAAGACTCCGCAAGTATCAGGACAAATTTATCAATCAGTCCTAGTTTACGGCTACCCGATTTGTAGTCGAAATCTATTTATGCCAAAAGAAATCAAATATTTTTCAGCTTCTGATCTAAAAGGTAAGTTGATTAATACCGAACAGGCGGAATGGAAAAAATACGTGAATAAAAACTTTATTCAGTTAAAGAGTATTGTTTCTCAAAGCAAGCGCCAAGGTAGAGAAATGAACTTATATCTTACCTTGTGTAAAAAGCCGATTCAGTAACGAATCTCTTAGTTGTGGATATTAACTCTCAAAATCAATCTATTCTGACTGATTGTAAATAATCTTCATCAATGACCATTCCCCATCCTGGTTCTGTGGGTAATGTATACATTCCGTCTTTAAAGGGTTGCTTAGCTTGATTAGCAATTAAGCGATAAAAGAAGGGGTCACGCCAAGGCATCATCACTTCGCCATAGATACCATTTGGTATTCCTGCCGACATCATCAACCCAAACTGTGGCTCAAGATGCTGCATCACTTTAACGCCAAATGCATGAGCGATATTTGCTACTCTGCGCCATTCTGTTGGCCCACCTCCCCAACTGCTATCGAAATTACAAATATCAATGGCATTGGCCTGCATTAAATCACGGCAACCAAAGCGTGTTAATTCACTTTGACCTGCAGCAATAGGAACTCCTGCAATGGAACGTACTAAGGCCATTTCTACACGGTCATTATCCCACTTACAGGGCTCTTCCAACCAACTGAGATTGAGGTCTTTGGTGATTTTGGCAAACTCAAGTGCTTCAGTAAGGCTCCAAGCTTGATTGGCATCACAGCCCAAAATAAAATCATCACCACCTGCCCTGCGAACCGCCTCAGCACGCAATGCATCCTCTCTTGGACTCTTACCACCCATCTTTAATTTAAGTCCATGTATCCCAAATGCTTTGAGTTCTTCAACTTCTTGTTGTAGTCCTTCTAAATCATCTTTTTCGCGGTAATAACCACCAATGGCAAATACCCGTATCTGTTTTTTTGCACCACCCCATAAAACATGAATGGGCAGATTAACGAGCTTACCGATGGCATCATGCAAAGCGCTATCAATACATGACTGTGCTCGAAGTGCAATGCGGCGATCGCGTAAGAATGGCTCTGTGGCTTTACGCGTTAATAACCAAGCATCTTCAATGGCTGCCACTTCATGACCAATTAACATGGGTGCCATTTCTTGCTGAATCATTTGGATTACAGATGCTTGCAAGGCATCATCATTGCCATTAAAACATTCGCCAATCACCCCTGCATCGGTATGAATACGGGTCAATATCGTACAACGATGGGACAGTTTTAAGGTCGAGCCTGTCGCCACTTTTTCCATTTTGACTTTTAAAGGAATGGCTTCAATCCTCGTAATTTTTGCATTCATCAAGCTTTGTTGTGCATTCATCATGTTCTTTGATCAAATTACTCTGGTTGTATCTTTAGGTTTTTAATCAGTTGTGCCCATTTTTGGGATTCTGTTTCCATAAACTTGCCAAACTCATCAGGGCCTAAATAGGCAACTGTGGCACTTTCATCCGCTAATTTTTTAATGGTTTCTGGTTTAGACAAAATGTCGGCAATGGTCATCGATAACTTTTGGATTACTTCAGGGGGCGTTCCTGCTGGTGCCAATATGCCCCACCAATTATCTGCATCATAGCCTTTAAGCCCTACTTCAGCGGCCGTAGGCACATCGGGAAGTACGGGCTGACGTTTATTGCCACTCACAGCAAGGGGTCGCAGACGATCGGCTTTAATCAATGACAAGCCTTGCAAAATGGTACCAATTGAAATTTGGGCATGACCAGCAGCGACATCTGCAAGTGCTGCACCTGCACCCTTGTATGGAACGTGGACTAATTGCAAACCGGCTTGACTGGCAAACATTTCGCTCACTAAATGCTGGGAACTCCCAACGCCTGAAGAAACAAAATTAACTTGTCCTGGTCTAGCTTTGACATAAGCGATCAACTCGGGGAGAGTTTTGACAGGCATTCCAGGATACACACTAATTACTTGCGGAGCAGAACCTAGTCTTGCTATTGGGGAAAAATCTTTGATCGGGTGATAGGCTAATTTTTTATATAAAGAAGCATTTGCTGTATGGGGTGTAGAAATTAATAACAGGGTATAACCATCAGGCTTGGACTTGGCGACCATGTCGGTTCCCAATGTACCTCCTGCCCCGCCACGGTTATCCACGACAAAGGGCTCGCCTAAGCGTTTTTGTAATTGATCTGCAATAAAGCGACCCACAATATCATTACTTCCTCCGGTGGCAAAAGGAATTACTAATCGAACTGCACGATTGGGGTAGGCATTATCAGCATTTGCCAAATGAGGAAAAAACCAAACAAGTAATATTAATTTAAAGAATACGTTGCGGAAAGATGGATTAATCATTGAGGTCTCTAATTGATTTTGTTTTTATTTGTCACTATTTTAGTACACATCAAGACAAATACTTTTGATGCATATTAATTTGCGATAATAGGAAAAAATTAACTACATCTCGGAGACATGACATTGATACTGAATCAACTATTTTTGCGCATTCATAAAAAAATGTTCTTATTGACTCTCTTGACGATGCAATGTTTTGCATTGGTTTTTAGTCAACATGTATCAGCCCAATCTCAAAATTTAGGCAACTATCCCAATAAGCAGATTCAATTTATTGTGCCTTTTCCCCCGGGTGGTCCTGCCGATGTGCAAGCGCGTATTGTTGGTCAAAAATTGAGTACTCGCTGGAAACAACCTGTACTGATTGATAATCGTCCTGGTGCAGGAGGTAGTATCGGTGCTGAATTCGTTGCCAGAGCCCCTGCCGATGGCTATACGTTTTTGTATACCACTTCTGGTCCGATCAGTGTGAATCCTATTTTTAGTAACTCCTCATTTGATCCTCTGAAAAATTTATCTTCGGTCATTCTGACTTCGACTCTCTCGAGTGTGATGGTCGTTAACCCTTCTCTGAATATCAAAAGCATTAATGAACTGATTCAATATGCCAAAGACAATCCTGGAAAACTGAACTATGCAAGTTCTGGCAATGGAAGTACAAGTCATTTATCAATGGAGCAATTTAATCGCTTAGCAGGTGTGCAAATAACGCGTATTCCCTACAAGGGCGCGGCACCAGCAATTAATGATCTTCTGGGTGGCAATGTGCAAGTGATGCTCATGGGATTGACTTCTGTCTTGCCCTTCCTCGAATCTGGCAAGCTCACGGCAATTGGTGTTTCTAGTTTAAAACCTTCGCCACTGGCCCCTAAAATCCCGACGATTGCCTCAAGCGGTATGAATGGTTTCGAGGCAAGTAACTGGTTGGGTGTCTTTGCCCCACCCAATACTCCAGCAGAAATTGTTAACAAAATGAATGCTGAAATCTACGCCATCATGAAA contains:
- a CDS encoding tripartite tricarboxylate transporter substrate binding protein, with translation MTLILNQLFLRIHKKMFLLTLLTMQCFALVFSQHVSAQSQNLGNYPNKQIQFIVPFPPGGPADVQARIVGQKLSTRWKQPVLIDNRPGAGGSIGAEFVARAPADGYTFLYTTSGPISVNPIFSNSSFDPLKNLSSVILTSTLSSVMVVNPSLNIKSINELIQYAKDNPGKLNYASSGNGSTSHLSMEQFNRLAGVQITRIPYKGAAPAINDLLGGNVQVMLMGLTSVLPFLESGKLTAIGVSSLKPSPLAPKIPTIASSGMNGFEASNWLGVFAPPNTPAEIVNKMNAEIYAIMKLSDVKERLFKEGFEPMPTYTPSQFKDFIQKDIAKWSKIIKDSNITTD
- a CDS encoding mandelate racemase/muconate lactonizing enzyme family protein, giving the protein MMNAQQSLMNAKITRIEAIPLKVKMEKVATGSTLKLSHRCTILTRIHTDAGVIGECFNGNDDALQASVIQMIQQEMAPMLIGHEVAAIEDAWLLTRKATEPFLRDRRIALRAQSCIDSALHDAIGKLVNLPIHVLWGGAKKQIRVFAIGGYYREKDDLEGLQQEVEELKAFGIHGLKLKMGGKSPREDALRAEAVRRAGGDDFILGCDANQAWSLTEALEFAKITKDLNLSWLEEPCKWDNDRVEMALVRSIAGVPIAAGQSELTRFGCRDLMQANAIDICNFDSSWGGGPTEWRRVANIAHAFGVKVMQHLEPQFGLMMSAGIPNGIYGEVMMPWRDPFFYRLIANQAKQPFKDGMYTLPTEPGWGMVIDEDYLQSVRID
- a CDS encoding tripartite tricarboxylate transporter substrate binding protein; this encodes MINPSFRNVFFKLILLVWFFPHLANADNAYPNRAVRLVIPFATGGSNDIVGRFIADQLQKRLGEPFVVDNRGGAGGTLGTDMVAKSKPDGYTLLLISTPHTANASLYKKLAYHPIKDFSPIARLGSAPQVISVYPGMPVKTLPELIAYVKARPGQVNFVSSGVGSSQHLVSEMFASQAGLQLVHVPYKGAGAALADVAAGHAQISIGTILQGLSLIKADRLRPLAVSGNKRQPVLPDVPTAAEVGLKGYDADNWWGILAPAGTPPEVIQKLSMTIADILSKPETIKKLADESATVAYLGPDEFGKFMETESQKWAQLIKNLKIQPE